A single window of Sphingobacterium sp. ML3W DNA harbors:
- a CDS encoding zinc dependent phospholipase C family protein, translating into MKRLLIMISLSFIFLLCNSWGFFAHKKINEYAVYTLPSTLASFYKKNIILITEKAVDADKRCYIDSLESPRHYIDIDDYEEPTIDSIPIHWSKAKEKYQEKQLLLNGIVPWQISFSYNKLVEAFKNKNVTQIIRFSADLGHYIGDAHVPLHTTKNYNGQLSNQIGIHAFWESRLPEMFASQYSFIKGRAHFIKDPLNTAWDIVKQSNLLVDSVLIIEKKLDQSFSKYQKYGFIERNNILIRTYSDEYAKAYHLALNGMVEKRMTSAIQQVGSFWYSAWVEAGQPNLKNVEKVKSKESPIDTKDKKNMGREDWQL; encoded by the coding sequence ATGAAAAGATTACTCATCATGATCTCTTTATCATTTATTTTTCTACTATGTAATTCTTGGGGATTCTTTGCCCATAAAAAAATAAATGAATACGCTGTTTACACCCTTCCTTCAACTTTAGCCTCTTTCTATAAGAAAAATATTATCTTAATTACTGAAAAAGCGGTAGATGCAGATAAAAGATGCTATATCGATAGCCTTGAATCACCACGTCATTATATCGACATCGATGACTATGAAGAACCTACGATAGACTCTATTCCTATACACTGGTCAAAAGCCAAGGAAAAATACCAAGAAAAACAACTATTGCTAAATGGCATCGTTCCGTGGCAGATTTCATTCAGTTACAACAAATTGGTAGAAGCATTTAAAAACAAAAATGTTACGCAGATTATCCGATTTTCAGCAGACCTGGGACATTACATCGGAGATGCGCATGTCCCTTTACACACAACCAAAAACTATAATGGACAATTAAGCAACCAAATTGGGATCCACGCCTTCTGGGAAAGTCGTCTACCCGAAATGTTTGCGAGTCAATACTCTTTTATAAAAGGTCGGGCACATTTTATAAAAGACCCATTAAATACAGCTTGGGATATCGTCAAACAAAGCAATCTATTAGTTGATTCCGTTTTGATCATAGAGAAAAAGCTCGACCAATCCTTTTCAAAATATCAAAAATATGGCTTTATTGAACGAAACAATATACTGATTAGGACTTATTCGGATGAATATGCTAAAGCCTACCATCTTGCTCTCAATGGAATGGTTGAAAAAAGAATGACAAGCGCCATACAACAGGTAGGTTCATTTTGGTATTCGGCATGGGTAGAAGCTGGACAACCTAATCTCAAAAATGTGGAAAAAGTAAAATCAAAAGAATCGCCCATTGACACTAAGGATAAAAAAAATATGGGTAGAGAAGATTGGCAACTCTAA
- a CDS encoding glycosyltransferase family protein, giving the protein MKILYAVQGTGNGHLSRAMDIVPCLRNFGEVDVLVSGIQADLVLPFEVKYRLHGLSFIFGKSGGVDLWKTFMSSTVRKFTQEIKSLPLDQYDLVINDFEPISAWAAHMKEQPCIGLSHQMAALDPSSPKPDETDMLGKFIMKNYAPSTHAYGFHFKSYNKNIFTPVIRNSVRELEVHDHGHYTVYLPAYDDAHLLKHLMKFSDVKWQVFSKHNSRAFDMKNVSIRPINNDAFIASMASSSGVLCGAGFETPAEALFLQKKLLVVPMKNQYEQHLNAAALEEMGVPVISSLKQKNMLSIEAWLNSKSRVAIDYKNNTQEIITNIVTKHT; this is encoded by the coding sequence ATGAAAATACTTTATGCGGTACAAGGTACTGGTAATGGCCACCTCAGTAGAGCGATGGATATTGTTCCTTGTCTACGTAATTTTGGAGAGGTTGATGTTTTAGTTAGTGGTATTCAGGCTGACTTAGTGCTACCTTTTGAGGTGAAATACCGACTACATGGTTTAAGTTTTATTTTTGGGAAATCGGGAGGTGTAGATCTGTGGAAAACATTTATGAGCTCTACAGTCCGTAAATTCACACAAGAAATCAAATCTCTTCCGCTTGATCAATATGATTTAGTCATCAATGATTTTGAACCCATATCTGCTTGGGCAGCTCATATGAAGGAGCAACCCTGTATTGGTTTGAGCCATCAAATGGCTGCTTTGGATCCATCTAGTCCTAAACCTGACGAAACTGATATGTTAGGAAAGTTTATTATGAAAAACTATGCACCTTCCACCCATGCCTATGGTTTTCATTTTAAAAGTTATAATAAGAATATATTTACCCCTGTTATCCGTAATTCCGTTCGCGAATTGGAGGTGCATGACCATGGACACTATACGGTGTATTTACCAGCTTATGATGATGCACATCTCTTAAAACACTTAATGAAGTTCTCGGATGTCAAGTGGCAGGTTTTTAGTAAACATAATTCGCGTGCTTTCGATATGAAAAATGTTTCGATAAGGCCCATTAACAATGATGCCTTTATTGCCAGCATGGCGAGCTCTTCAGGTGTCCTTTGTGGGGCAGGGTTTGAAACTCCCGCAGAAGCACTTTTCTTACAAAAGAAACTTTTGGTAGTTCCGATGAAAAATCAATATGAACAACATTTGAACGCTGCGGCATTGGAAGAGATGGGAGTTCCAGTAATTTCGAGTCTGAAACAAAAAAATATGCTGTCCATTGAAGCTTGGTTAAATAGCAAATCTAGAGTTGCTATTGATTATAAAAACAATACTCAAGAAATTATTACTAATATTGTCACAAAACATACTTAA
- a CDS encoding FKBP-type peptidyl-prolyl cis-trans isomerase, whose translation MKYIALALLSLATLSVSAQQKKKTVKKNTTTVKPLLATKADSVSYAFGRDIGGSLKSLGITSWNKELIGKALISALDDQNSLIEEDKLRDIIQGAVTDARDQKEKENLAKELAFFTENAKKAGMKSTEEGLQYEVLVEGNGDKPSRENEVTVHYTGTLLDGKKFDSSLDRNEPLKMKLDRVIEGWKIGVPLMSKGAKFRFYVPSKLGYGSQNMGAIPPNSILVFDIELLDFVQDAI comes from the coding sequence ATGAAATATATTGCTTTAGCATTATTGTCTTTGGCTACACTATCTGTATCTGCACAACAAAAAAAGAAAACTGTAAAAAAGAATACTACAACAGTCAAACCCTTATTAGCTACAAAAGCGGATTCGGTTTCATATGCATTTGGACGTGATATCGGAGGCTCTTTAAAAAGCTTAGGCATTACCAGTTGGAATAAAGAATTAATTGGTAAAGCATTAATAAGTGCACTTGATGATCAGAATTCACTGATTGAAGAAGATAAATTGCGCGATATTATCCAAGGTGCCGTTACTGATGCGAGAGATCAAAAAGAAAAAGAAAACCTTGCAAAAGAACTCGCTTTTTTTACTGAGAATGCTAAAAAAGCAGGAATGAAAAGTACGGAAGAAGGATTGCAATATGAAGTGTTAGTAGAAGGGAATGGTGATAAACCGAGTCGTGAGAATGAAGTAACAGTACACTATACAGGCACATTATTGGACGGTAAGAAATTTGATAGTTCACTGGATCGCAATGAACCTTTGAAAATGAAATTGGATAGAGTGATAGAAGGTTGGAAAATAGGCGTACCATTAATGTCTAAGGGTGCAAAGTTTCGTTTTTACGTTCCAAGTAAATTGGGGTATGGAAGTCAAAATATGGGAGCGATACCACCAAATAGTATTTTAGTTTTTGATATTGAGTTATTGGATTTCGTTCAAGATGCAATATAA
- a CDS encoding aldo/keto reductase, with product MQYNKLGKSAIEVSSIGLGCMSLKGSKHKQGVEIIRKAFDSGINFFDTADLYEKGFNEMLVGEALQDFRKRVVISTKVGNSWRADGNGWDWKASKNYILKTVESSLSRLKTDYIDLYQLHGGTIEDPIDEIVEAFELLVSAGKIRAYGLSSIRPNVIRQYVANSNISAVMMQYSLLDRRLEEEIGDYLFENQISILARGAIAKGMLINKSAESFLQYSSSEVQHIVRNLTSFVKSHPCNNLTAALSFVLSNKTVASALLGINTPVQLSELLQIKDQVAPLSELEKLELISGVRELYFTEHR from the coding sequence ATGCAATATAATAAATTAGGTAAATCAGCAATAGAAGTTTCATCCATCGGTTTGGGTTGCATGTCTTTAAAGGGCAGTAAGCATAAGCAAGGTGTAGAAATCATCCGTAAAGCTTTTGACAGCGGTATCAATTTTTTTGATACTGCTGACTTATATGAAAAGGGATTTAATGAGATGTTGGTAGGTGAAGCATTACAAGATTTTAGGAAGCGTGTAGTTATATCAACTAAAGTTGGAAATAGTTGGCGAGCAGATGGAAACGGTTGGGATTGGAAAGCTTCTAAAAATTATATATTAAAAACTGTTGAATCTTCATTATCGCGATTAAAGACCGATTATATTGATTTGTATCAGCTCCATGGTGGTACAATAGAAGATCCTATTGATGAAATTGTTGAAGCCTTTGAGTTGCTGGTAAGTGCTGGCAAAATTAGAGCCTATGGGCTATCGTCTATTCGTCCTAATGTTATTCGTCAATACGTTGCTAATTCTAATATCAGTGCTGTGATGATGCAGTACAGTTTATTGGATAGACGTCTAGAAGAAGAAATTGGGGATTATTTATTTGAAAACCAAATTTCTATTCTGGCTAGAGGTGCTATTGCTAAAGGCATGTTAATTAATAAATCAGCGGAAAGTTTTCTGCAATATAGTTCCAGCGAAGTACAGCATATCGTACGAAATCTCACTAGTTTTGTCAAAAGTCATCCTTGTAATAACCTAACTGCAGCGTTATCTTTTGTGCTTTCGAATAAAACAGTTGCTTCCGCGTTATTGGGTATCAATACACCTGTACAATTATCTGAGCTTTTACAGATAAAAGATCAAGTTGCTCCTTTAAGTGAGTTAGAAAAATTAGAACTGATTAGCGGTGTCCGTGAATTGTATTTCACAGAACACCGGTAG
- the kdsB gene encoding 3-deoxy-manno-octulosonate cytidylyltransferase: protein MKIIGIIPARYASSRLPGKPLVDIAGKSMIQRVYEQVKNTSCLQEVIIATDDSRIEEHVQSFGGNVVMTSSTHQSGTDRCAEVVSKVNGFDIAINIQGDEPFINPLQIELLASCFNKPETQIATLVKKIHTPDELFNVNIPKVVRNIHSEAIYFSRQTIPYLRGFEQKDWLSQQTYFKHVGIYGYKTDILAELTKLPMGSLEETEALEQLRWIEHGYVIQTAETEHETIAVDTKEDLERILQTYFNA, encoded by the coding sequence ATGAAAATAATCGGAATCATTCCTGCACGGTATGCCTCTTCAAGATTACCGGGCAAACCACTAGTTGATATTGCTGGCAAGTCCATGATTCAACGGGTATATGAACAAGTTAAAAACACAAGTTGCTTACAAGAGGTTATCATAGCGACTGATGACTCCAGAATAGAAGAACATGTACAATCCTTTGGTGGAAATGTAGTGATGACCTCCTCTACTCACCAGTCGGGAACTGATCGTTGTGCAGAGGTTGTGTCTAAAGTGAATGGATTTGATATTGCTATCAATATACAGGGAGATGAACCATTTATCAACCCATTGCAAATCGAATTACTGGCATCCTGCTTCAATAAACCAGAAACACAGATAGCGACACTTGTAAAAAAAATACATACACCAGACGAATTGTTTAACGTCAATATTCCAAAAGTAGTTCGTAATATTCACAGTGAGGCAATCTATTTTTCAAGACAAACTATCCCTTATTTAAGAGGATTTGAGCAGAAAGATTGGCTCTCACAACAAACCTATTTCAAACATGTTGGGATATATGGGTATAAGACAGATATTTTGGCGGAATTAACCAAACTTCCTATGGGTAGCTTGGAAGAGACGGAAGCCTTAGAGCAATTGCGCTGGATAGAGCATGGATACGTTATTCAAACTGCAGAAACAGAACATGAAACAATTGCCGTGGATACTAAAGAAGATTTAGAACGTATCTTACAAACTTATTTTAATGCATAA
- a CDS encoding deoxynucleoside kinase, producing MHIAIVGNIGAGKTTLTKLLADHFKYEPQFEAVDNNPYLEDFYADMKRWSFNLQIFFLNSRFRQIVELQKTNIDMIQDRTIYEDAYIFAENLYDMGLMSARDFENYSNIFQSIIHYIKPPDLLIYLKASVPTLVNNIQVRGRDYESGIRLDYLSKLNEKYDKWIDNYKEGKLLVLDKDNLDFTKNPEDLGAIVEKIEAKLFGLL from the coding sequence ATGCATATTGCAATTGTCGGAAATATTGGTGCAGGAAAGACAACCCTAACAAAATTATTAGCGGATCATTTTAAGTATGAACCTCAATTTGAGGCAGTGGATAATAACCCTTATCTGGAAGATTTTTATGCTGATATGAAACGTTGGTCATTTAATTTGCAGATATTTTTCTTAAATAGTCGTTTTAGACAAATTGTTGAATTGCAAAAGACTAATATTGATATGATTCAAGATCGTACAATTTACGAAGATGCTTACATCTTTGCGGAAAACTTGTATGATATGGGGTTAATGAGTGCGCGGGATTTTGAAAACTACAGCAACATATTTCAGAGTATAATACACTATATCAAACCTCCAGACTTATTGATTTATCTAAAGGCATCAGTTCCTACCCTAGTTAATAATATTCAAGTACGTGGACGTGATTATGAATCTGGCATTCGTTTGGATTATTTATCCAAATTGAATGAAAAGTACGATAAATGGATTGATAACTATAAAGAAGGTAAATTATTGGTACTGGATAAAGATAATTTAGACTTCACTAAAAATCCAGAAGATTTAGGAGCTATCGTTGAAAAAATCGAAGCCAAATTATTTGGATTGCTCTAA
- the trpS gene encoding tryptophan--tRNA ligase: METVVSGIRSTGKLHLGNYYGALSNFVKMQNEYNCYFFIADLHSLTTHPTPHGLQSTVRQVIVEYLAAGIDPEKSTIYVQSDVPEVAELYLYMNMNAYLGELERATAFKDKVRSNPDNVNAGLLTYPVLMACDILIHHGTKVPVGKDQEQHLEMTRTFGNRFNRLYDVDYFKESFAFSYSDKLVKIPGLAGQGKMGKSNGEADCIYLSDSAAVIRKKVMRAVSDSGPTEMNQPKPDSIQNLFDLMKVVSTPDTLQHFEELYNNCAIRYGDFKKQLAEDMVNATEPVRSRIEDISNDDAYIAKVAKLGAEKASESARKTLKEVREIIGIRRFY; this comes from the coding sequence ATGGAAACTGTTGTCAGTGGTATCAGAAGTACCGGAAAATTACATTTAGGAAACTATTACGGCGCATTAAGCAATTTTGTGAAAATGCAAAATGAATATAATTGCTATTTCTTCATTGCCGATTTACATTCTTTAACGACTCACCCGACTCCTCATGGCCTTCAAAGCACTGTTCGTCAAGTGATAGTTGAATATCTCGCAGCTGGGATAGATCCTGAGAAATCTACGATCTACGTGCAATCTGATGTGCCTGAAGTTGCAGAATTATACTTATATATGAACATGAATGCTTATCTAGGTGAACTTGAGCGAGCAACTGCTTTTAAAGATAAAGTGCGCAGCAACCCAGATAATGTCAATGCAGGACTACTAACATACCCTGTTTTGATGGCTTGTGATATCTTAATTCATCATGGTACTAAGGTCCCTGTTGGAAAAGATCAAGAGCAGCATCTGGAAATGACAAGAACATTTGGTAATCGCTTCAATCGTCTGTACGATGTAGATTATTTTAAAGAATCTTTTGCTTTTTCATACTCAGATAAATTAGTGAAAATACCTGGTTTAGCGGGACAAGGTAAAATGGGTAAATCTAATGGTGAGGCAGATTGTATATATTTGTCTGATAGCGCTGCTGTTATTCGTAAAAAAGTGATGCGTGCAGTATCTGATTCAGGACCTACAGAAATGAACCAGCCTAAGCCAGATTCTATCCAAAACCTTTTTGATTTGATGAAAGTCGTTTCCACTCCAGATACTTTACAACATTTTGAAGAGCTATATAATAATTGTGCAATTCGTTATGGTGACTTTAAGAAACAATTAGCAGAAGATATGGTTAATGCTACTGAGCCCGTACGTTCACGCATCGAAGATATATCGAACGATGATGCTTACATCGCTAAAGTTGCCAAGTTAGGTGCAGAAAAAGCAAGCGAATCTGCTCGAAAAACATTGAAAGAGGTTCGTGAGATTATTGGTATTAGAAGATTTTATTAA
- the hutG gene encoding formimidoylglutamase, protein MEIKHWEYYEAASPQIWKGRVDGTTDDHLRWHQIIKCIDLKDNKDLSGYFILLGFACDEGVKRNHGRAGAKKGPEVLKKTLANLPVFSGENTKIIDAGTVNCKNEQLEAAQESLGFIIHLILKRGGFPIVLGGGHEITFGHYLGLKANYNKSIGILNFDAHFDMRKPQQQIATSGTGFYQIALLEKNIRYLPIGIQKISNTKILFDTARDHQITWIEAQDFQIANRIRIKKKIKSFIDSIDHLYLTIDLDVFAACYAPGVSAVAFNGIVPDAFFLEIFHFIISSNKLVSIDIAELNPEYDCDNRTAKLAADLLFRLVND, encoded by the coding sequence ATGGAAATTAAGCATTGGGAATACTACGAAGCAGCAAGTCCACAAATCTGGAAAGGACGAGTAGATGGTACAACGGATGATCATTTGCGCTGGCATCAAATAATAAAATGTATTGATTTAAAAGATAATAAAGACCTGAGTGGCTATTTCATACTCCTTGGCTTCGCGTGTGACGAAGGTGTCAAGAGAAATCATGGCAGAGCAGGAGCTAAAAAAGGCCCTGAAGTTTTAAAAAAGACTCTTGCAAATCTCCCTGTCTTTAGTGGTGAAAATACTAAAATAATCGATGCTGGCACAGTTAATTGTAAAAATGAACAATTGGAAGCGGCACAAGAATCGCTAGGCTTTATCATCCATCTGATTCTAAAGCGTGGAGGATTTCCAATAGTACTAGGTGGTGGTCATGAGATTACCTTTGGCCATTACCTAGGGCTCAAAGCAAATTATAACAAATCAATTGGTATTCTAAATTTTGATGCTCATTTTGATATGCGTAAACCGCAACAGCAAATTGCTACATCGGGAACTGGATTCTATCAAATTGCTCTACTAGAAAAAAACATCAGATACCTACCTATTGGAATACAAAAAATCAGTAATACAAAAATCTTATTTGATACGGCACGAGACCATCAAATTACCTGGATAGAGGCTCAAGATTTTCAAATTGCCAATCGGATTAGAATCAAGAAAAAAATTAAATCATTTATCGATTCAATCGATCATCTCTACCTTACAATCGATTTGGACGTATTTGCCGCATGCTATGCTCCAGGAGTAAGCGCAGTTGCTTTTAATGGTATCGTTCCAGATGCTTTTTTTCTTGAAATATTTCACTTTATTATTTCATCAAATAAATTAGTCAGCATCGATATTGCCGAGCTTAATCCTGAATACGATTGTGACAATCGTACCGCAAAATTAGCTGCTGATCTATTGTTTCGCCTAGTAAATGATTAA
- a CDS encoding urocanate hydratase: protein MTFKEEILQGIPSILPEKVSYDFRISHAPKRKDSLSQEDKKLAIKNALRYFPADWHVELGKEFLEELLHFGRIYMYRFRPSYTMYARPIANYPGESLQARSIMLMIQNNLDPKIAQHPHELITYGGNGAAFQNWAQYLVTMQYLTQMTDNQTLHLYSGHPMGLFPSSKDAPRVVITNGMMIPNYSKPDDWEKYNALGVTQYGQMTAGSYMYIGPQGIVHGTTITLMNAFRMQLSKDDTIHGKVFLTSGLGGMSGAQPKAGNIAGCITVCAEVNPDAARKRHEQGWVDILIEKIEDLIKYVREAIQKKRIVSIAYMGNVIEVWEAFLHADIHITVGSDQTSLHNPWAGGYYPIGLSFEESNNLMAEQPELFKQHVQQSLIRHVAAINEHVSRGTYFFDYGNAFLLESSRAGADVMDNDGINFRYPSYVQDILGPMCFDYGFGPFRWVCTSADPKDLKTTDNIALQILKSLKDTAYPEIQQQLLDNIKWIEQAEQNKLVVGSQARILYADAIGRIRIAKAFNLAVRNGTLTAPIVLGRDHHDVSGTDSPYRETSNIYDGSRFTADMAIHNVIGDSFRGATWVSIHNGGGVGWGEVINGGFGLLLDGTEDADRKLENMLFYDVNNGIARRAWARNDTARQAIEVELERTKTLKVTLANLVDTESMDQIFKGHGN, encoded by the coding sequence ATGACATTTAAGGAAGAAATATTACAAGGTATACCAAGCATTTTACCGGAAAAGGTTTCGTATGACTTTCGTATAAGTCATGCCCCAAAACGAAAGGACAGCCTATCTCAGGAAGATAAAAAGTTAGCCATAAAAAATGCATTACGTTATTTCCCTGCCGATTGGCATGTCGAATTGGGAAAGGAATTTTTAGAGGAATTGCTTCATTTTGGACGAATCTATATGTATCGCTTCCGTCCTAGCTACACTATGTATGCTAGACCAATAGCTAATTATCCCGGAGAGAGCTTGCAAGCCCGCAGTATAATGCTCATGATACAAAACAATCTGGATCCAAAAATTGCGCAACACCCGCATGAACTGATCACCTATGGTGGAAATGGGGCTGCATTTCAAAATTGGGCCCAGTATTTAGTCACGATGCAATACTTAACACAAATGACTGACAATCAAACACTCCACCTGTACAGCGGCCATCCAATGGGGTTATTTCCATCTTCAAAGGATGCCCCAAGAGTTGTAATCACAAATGGCATGATGATTCCAAACTATTCTAAACCTGATGACTGGGAAAAATATAATGCGCTAGGTGTTACGCAATATGGCCAAATGACGGCAGGATCATACATGTACATAGGCCCTCAAGGAATCGTCCATGGTACAACAATCACCTTGATGAATGCTTTCCGTATGCAATTATCAAAAGATGATACCATTCATGGAAAAGTTTTCCTAACATCTGGCTTAGGAGGAATGAGTGGAGCACAACCTAAAGCTGGTAATATTGCAGGTTGTATCACAGTTTGTGCAGAGGTAAATCCTGATGCTGCTCGTAAAAGACATGAACAAGGATGGGTAGATATTCTAATAGAAAAAATAGAGGATCTCATTAAGTATGTTCGGGAAGCGATTCAAAAAAAACGTATTGTTTCGATCGCTTACATGGGCAATGTTATAGAAGTGTGGGAGGCATTCTTGCATGCAGATATCCACATTACAGTTGGCTCTGACCAGACATCCTTACACAATCCTTGGGCTGGAGGCTACTACCCTATTGGACTAAGTTTCGAAGAGTCCAATAACCTGATGGCGGAACAACCTGAGCTTTTTAAGCAACATGTACAACAATCGTTGATCCGCCATGTCGCGGCTATTAACGAACACGTCTCTCGTGGGACTTATTTCTTCGATTATGGTAATGCTTTTTTACTGGAAAGTAGCCGTGCAGGAGCTGATGTAATGGACAATGATGGCATCAATTTCCGATATCCATCATATGTACAGGATATCTTAGGCCCCATGTGCTTCGACTATGGATTTGGACCTTTTCGCTGGGTATGTACTTCTGCCGACCCTAAAGACTTAAAAACAACAGATAACATAGCGCTCCAAATACTAAAAAGTTTAAAAGATACAGCGTATCCCGAAATTCAACAACAATTACTGGATAATATCAAGTGGATTGAACAAGCTGAGCAAAATAAACTCGTAGTTGGTTCTCAAGCCCGAATCCTATACGCTGATGCTATTGGTAGGATTCGAATTGCTAAAGCATTTAATCTTGCGGTGAGAAATGGCACCTTAACTGCACCTATTGTGCTTGGTAGAGACCATCATGATGTCAGCGGAACAGATTCTCCCTATAGGGAGACAAGCAACATTTATGATGGTAGTCGATTTACTGCCGATATGGCTATTCATAATGTGATTGGAGATAGTTTTAGAGGAGCTACTTGGGTATCTATCCATAATGGAGGTGGTGTCGGCTGGGGTGAAGTCATCAATGGTGGTTTTGGCCTGTTATTGGATGGTACGGAAGATGCAGATCGAAAATTGGAAAATATGCTTTTTTATGATGTCAATAATGGGATAGCCCGTCGTGCCTGGGCTCGAAATGATACGGCTAGACAGGCTATCGAGGTGGAACTTGAGCGTACAAAAACGTTAAAAGTGACTTTAGCAAATTTAGTGGATACGGAATCAATGGACCAAATTTTTAAGGGGCATGGAAATTAA
- the hutI gene encoding imidazolonepropionase — protein sequence MGKKIIGPFSQLLSFVDTPLKGALTDQQMTIREYAGILVEDGIIVIMDSYDDLISKHGDQAEIRFMEGDKVCVPGYIDCHTHIAFAGNRANDFALRNAGASYLEIAQAGGGIWSTVLHTRAASEKELTDNIINFSKDLLAQGITTIEVKSGYGLSVKEELKILRAIKKAQQSVAVDLIPTCLAAHMKPKDFAGSAVDYLNEIASELFPILKAENLCNRIDAFIEQSAFSADDIEDYFIKAQKMGFDITVHADQFSTSGSKVAVRFNAVSADHLEASTDAEITLLATSNTVAVALPGASIGIGCAFTPARKLLDQGACLAIATDWNPGSAPMGQLMTQATILATAEKLSNAEVFAAISFRAAQALNLSDRGRIRSGEIADFVVYNTDNYQNITYKQGTLKPVQVWKRGTISYMEGDEA from the coding sequence ATGGGTAAAAAAATAATTGGACCTTTTTCACAGTTGTTATCTTTTGTTGATACACCTTTGAAGGGTGCCCTCACCGATCAACAGATGACGATTAGGGAATACGCCGGTATACTGGTAGAAGACGGTATAATTGTAATAATGGACAGCTATGACGACTTAATATCAAAACATGGAGATCAGGCAGAAATACGATTCATGGAAGGAGATAAAGTCTGTGTACCTGGATATATTGATTGCCACACACATATTGCTTTTGCAGGAAATCGAGCTAACGATTTTGCATTAAGAAATGCGGGAGCTAGTTACTTGGAAATTGCACAAGCGGGAGGTGGTATCTGGAGCACAGTCCTGCATACCCGAGCTGCAAGTGAAAAAGAACTGACCGATAATATCATTAACTTTTCAAAGGATCTATTAGCACAAGGTATCACAACGATCGAAGTGAAAAGTGGCTATGGCTTATCGGTGAAAGAGGAATTGAAAATACTACGTGCGATAAAAAAGGCCCAGCAATCTGTTGCTGTCGACCTCATACCTACTTGCTTAGCGGCTCATATGAAGCCCAAAGACTTTGCAGGTAGTGCTGTAGATTATCTTAATGAAATAGCTTCTGAATTATTCCCGATATTGAAAGCGGAAAATCTCTGTAATAGAATCGATGCTTTTATAGAACAAAGTGCCTTTTCGGCGGATGATATTGAAGATTACTTTATTAAAGCTCAGAAAATGGGTTTTGATATTACGGTACATGCAGATCAATTTTCAACGTCAGGCTCTAAAGTTGCTGTTCGGTTTAATGCCGTTAGCGCTGATCACCTCGAGGCGTCAACAGATGCCGAAATTACACTTCTGGCCACCAGCAATACTGTTGCCGTAGCCCTACCTGGTGCATCTATCGGAATTGGTTGCGCTTTCACCCCTGCACGAAAACTATTAGATCAAGGTGCCTGCTTGGCGATTGCCACAGATTGGAACCCAGGGTCAGCCCCAATGGGACAGTTAATGACCCAAGCGACCATTTTAGCTACTGCTGAAAAATTATCGAATGCTGAAGTTTTTGCAGCAATCTCTTTCCGGGCTGCCCAAGCATTAAATTTAAGTGACCGAGGGCGAATACGAAGTGGTGAAATCGCTGACTTTGTCGTGTACAATACAGACAACTATCAAAACATCACCTACAAACAAGGCACTTTAAAACCTGTGCAAGTTTGGAAAAGGGGAACTATTAGCTATATGGAAGGAGATGAAGCATGA